In Musa acuminata AAA Group cultivar baxijiao chromosome BXJ2-3, Cavendish_Baxijiao_AAA, whole genome shotgun sequence, the following proteins share a genomic window:
- the LOC135606486 gene encoding uncharacterized protein LOC135606486 — translation MASAAPSSSSSDGRATTGRRPLGLVANAIKRKHGFLHLFVMTGILMLSMRSLGQKYRIRDLSRDNDLLREEHDALCRRTAAVKDDLLHEASLDSSGLLADHLRRLFREDTDH, via the coding sequence ATGGCGTCTGCTGCTCCTTCCTCGTCGTCATCGGATGGGCGCGCGACGACGGGGCGGAGGCCGCTGGGGCTGGTGGCGAATGCGATAAAGCGGAAGCATGGCTTCCTGCATCTCTTTGTCATGACGGGCATCCTCATGCTCAGCATGCGCTCGCTGGGGCAGAAGTACCGGATCCGCGACCTCTCCCGCGACAACGATCTCCTCCGCGAGGAGCACGACGCCCTATGCCGCCGCACCGCTGCCGTCAAGGACGACCTTCTCCACGAAGCCTCCCTTGACTCCTCCGGCCTCCTCGCCGACCACCTCCGCCGCCTCTTCCGCGAGGACACCGACCACTAG